A stretch of Gadus macrocephalus chromosome 17, ASM3116895v1 DNA encodes these proteins:
- the dok1b gene encoding docking protein 1b, translated as MDAHVKDGQLYVQHQKFGKKWKKNWFVLYPASPNGIARLECYDSPTGSGGGGGSGGGGGANEKTRKLDKKIIRLSECISILPAAMEPCPKENMAAFCVETNDKTHVFAAERAVSMEWVEKMCEIAFQGGSTSSSGAVDSNGGTRELEMSENLIYSSREEVNEFWVSVQPTEASARCGLAGSYWLKADREALVLKDPQTRRGVLLWPYKLLRRYGRDRVMFSFEAGRRCESGPGKFTFDTKQGNDVFLLVEQAIQSQKERAPDPEGPCSLAPPRGPAAAPGPGGDSGGGGGSSRESDGDSGGSKPGSGDGVLGRRDDGGGAKAGGGNKGRSLPEPPAPVRGPMAGPRLGLNCGGKGAVPHFPAAAAASPGCSSSSSSSSTSLDDPGSLYSEPADSLRLLMPPPRADGLYSDPVDLMMGQTPPPAAPTPLPRQRPLVVVAPAPADEAPPPGDLYSYLFDKMNLDPGHKAGGLALEEGAAGRGAAGGPGSRGRRASGGRYEGSSSSSSSSSSSSHPAHPAEHIYDEPEGCARGGRRSGGDPAGAASLGPSQWPKAPGPKPSKLKPFLAPKPPHLNEPLPPPPLRPREPFTGKNLNNNHNNNNHHHNNIGGSASRSGSISGSISGSVSGSRSASISDSGNELYSKVSKQRPPSPGLWFGQHTPAPRPQHHQPPLRTPDLIYDNLGDL; from the exons AAGTGGAAGAAGAACTGGTTCGTCCTGTACCCCGCCAGCCCCAACGGCATCGCCCGCCTCGAGTGCTACGATTCGCCCACGGGctccggcggcgggggcgggagcggcggcgggggcggggccaacgAGAAGACCAGGAAGCTGGACAAGAAGATCATCCGCCTGTCGGAGTGCATCTCCATCCTCCCGGCCGCCATGGAGCCCTGCCCCAAGGAGAACATGGCGGCCTTCTGCGTGGAGACCAACGACAAGACGCACGTGTTCGCCGCCGAGAGGGCCGTGAGCATGGAGTGGGTGGAGAAGATGTGCGAGATCGCCTTCCAG ggtggtagcACCAGCAGCAGCGGTGCTGTGGACTCCAACGGAGGAACGCGGGAGCTGGAGATGTCAGAGAACCTGATCTACTCGTCTAGAGAAGAGG tgaACGAGTTCTGGGTGAGCGTCCAGCCCACGGAGGCCTCGGCCCGCTGCGGCCTGGCCGGGTCCTACTGGCTGAAGGCGGACCGAGAGGCCCTAGTGCTGAAGGACCCCCAGACCCGGAGAGGGGTCCTTCTCTGGCCCTACAAGCTGCTGCGGAGATACGGCCGCGAccgg GTGATGTTCTCCTTCGAGGCGGGCCGACGCTGTGAGTCCGGCCCGGGGAAGTTCACCTTCGACACCAAGCAGGGCAACGACGTCTTCCTGCTGGTGGAGCAGGCCATCCAGTCCCAGAAGGAGCGGGCCCCGGACCCCGAGGGCCCCTGCTcgctggcgccccccaggggccccgCGGCGGCGCCCGGCCCCGGGGGggacagcggcggcggcggcggcagcagccgGGAGTCGGACGGCGACTCCGGCGGCAGCAAACCGGGCTCGGGCGACGGCGTGCTGGGGCGGCGCGAcgacgggggcggggccaaggcGGGCGGGGGCAACAAGGGGCGGAGCCTACCCGAGCCGCCGGCGCCCGTCCGGGGCCCCATGGCGGGTCCCCGCCTGGGGCTGAACTGCGGGGGCAAAGGAGCCGTCCCTCAtttccccgccgccgccgccgcctcccccggctgctcctcctcctcctcctcttcctccacctccctggaCGACCCCGGGAGCCTCTACTCGGAGCCCGCCGACTCCCTCCGCCtgctgatgccccccccccgcgccgacGGCCTCTACTCGGACCCCGTGGACCTCATGATGGGCcagaccccgcccccggccgcccccacgcccctcccccgccagcgcccgctggtggtggtggccccggccccggcggACGAGGCTCCGCCCCCGGGGGACCTGTACTCCTACCTGTTTGACAAAATGAACCTGGACCCCGGCCACAAGGCGGGGGGGCTGGcgctggaggagggggcggcggggcggggggccgcGGGCGGgccggggagcagggggaggcggGCGTCCGGGGGCCGCTACgagggctcctcctcctcttcgtcctcgtcctcgtcctcctctcacCCGGCCCACCCGGCGGAGCACATCTACGACGAGCCCGAGGGCTGCGCCCGGGGGGGCCGTCGCAGCGGCGGCGACCCGGCGGGCGCGGCCAGCCTGGGGCCCTCGCAGTGGCCCAAGGCCCCGGGCCCCAAGCCCTCCAAGCTCAAGCCCTTCCTGGCCCCGAAGCCCCCCCACCTGAACgagccgctgccgccgccgcccctccGGCCCCGCGAGCCCTTCACCGGGAAGAacctcaacaacaaccacaacaacaacaaccaccaccacaacaacattgGCGGTAGCGCTAGCCGTAGCGGAAGCATTAGCGGTAGCATTAGCGGTAGCGTTAGCGGTAGTCGTAGCGCTAGCATTAGCGATAGCGGCAACGAGCTCTACAGCAAGGTGTCCAAGCAGAGGCCTCCGTCCCCGGGGCTCTGGTTCGGCCAGCACacgccggccccccgcccccagcaccaccagccccccctccgGACCCCCGATCTCATCTACGACAACCTGGGTGACCTCTGA